The Heyndrickxia vini genome contains a region encoding:
- a CDS encoding 50S ribosomal protein L7ae-like protein produces MSYEKVKQAKQIVVGTKQTVKALKDNNMDELILAEDADPAVIKNVIQVANDMNIPISMVDSMKKLGKVCGIEVGAAAVAVIY; encoded by the coding sequence ATGTCTTATGAAAAAGTAAAGCAGGCTAAACAAATTGTTGTAGGAACAAAACAAACAGTAAAAGCTCTTAAAGACAACAACATGGATGAACTTATATTGGCTGAGGACGCTGATCCTGCGGTTATTAAAAATGTAATTCAGGTTGCAAATGATATGAACATACCAATTTCGATGGTTGATTCAATGAAGAAACTCGGAAAAGTATGTGGAATAGAAGTTGGGGCTGCTGCTGTTGCAGTTATTTATTAA